In Apteryx mantelli isolate bAptMan1 chromosome 16, bAptMan1.hap1, whole genome shotgun sequence, a single genomic region encodes these proteins:
- the JPT2 gene encoding jupiter microtubule associated homolog 2 has translation MFQGPETDSAKPSSRVLKPPGGGSSNLFGNAEEVSSSSRPHRMASNIFGASEEPQNIPKRTNPPGGKESGIFEDPSSAQPRPRINPPGGKTSDIFGSPVSTSVVRAHPNKPKDHIVLKEDETPKKLEATENNKSQVEGGGEKKDLGKEERLKEPEPKIDNHEPRLGPRPRSHNKVLNPPGGKSSIAFY, from the exons aTGTTCCAAGGCCCCGAGACCGACTCGGCCAAGCCCAGCTCCAg gGTATTAAAGCCCCCTGGAGGCGGTTCTAGTAATCTCTTTGGGAATGCAGAAGAAGTTTCTTCTTCCAGCAGGCCACACCGGATGGCATCTAATATCTTTGGAGCATCTGAAGAACCTCAGAACATTCCAAAAAGAACAAACCCTCCAG GGGGGAAAGAAAGTGGCATTTTTGAGGATCCTAGTTCGGCTCAGCCTCGCCCACGCATAAATCCACCTGGTGGGAAGACAAGTGATATCTTTGGGTCTCCAGTATCTACCAGTGTTGTGCGAGCACATCCAAACAAGCCTAAG GATCATATtgtcttgaaagaagatgaaacACCAAAGAAGCTAGAAG ctacAGAAAACAACAAATCACAGGTGGAAGGTGGAGGCGAGAAAAAAGATCTGGGCAAAGAGGAGCGACTCAAGGAACCAGAACCCAAGATAGACAATCACGAGCCCAGATTAGGGCCAAGGCCACGCTCACACAACAAAGTTCTCAATCCCCCTGGTGGAAAATCCAGCATTGCGTTTTATTAG